A genomic segment from Nitrospirota bacterium encodes:
- a CDS encoding Shedu anti-phage system protein SduA domain-containing protein translates to MPKEFKLKVRPAGISLSFAVKEEIVKVMTTELIGPLDSNLLVTRLEDMQSMVFENIPNFPPPSQIDHLLVLINHDLTGVAYVNELEIKAKIKVNRDVEKGEPIYQKDIGAIDSIDLGVEIPDSVGVIVVRSLGWKKSLFYDFGPLHISQEPRQFRVDKVLAQQALLLLGMESLVYDSEGMKTNEDNFTEMSNGFKQLNQYIESKCEVESKYQELFHEHPWMLGGQYKSIDRHTNLDDENIPDFTAVRCHDNSRDIIEIKQPLLTCFKQKDNFSSSFNDAWNQSERYLSFVYRQRNYLKDEKGLLFENPKCILIIGSDLTPNQLKLICEKETLTKSVVVYTYDHIQRTACHILNLILKQARFFYELHRAPSYPLTNYIFAC, encoded by the coding sequence ATGCCAAAAGAGTTTAAGCTAAAAGTGAGGCCAGCTGGTATTTCTTTAAGCTTCGCAGTCAAGGAAGAGATAGTCAAAGTGATGACGACTGAGCTCATAGGACCACTTGACTCTAACCTTTTGGTTACGCGTCTTGAAGATATGCAATCAATGGTTTTTGAGAATATACCAAATTTCCCGCCCCCATCCCAAATTGACCACCTTTTAGTGCTTATAAATCATGATCTGACCGGTGTCGCATATGTTAACGAACTTGAAATAAAGGCAAAAATCAAAGTTAACAGGGATGTTGAAAAAGGAGAACCAATTTACCAAAAGGACATTGGCGCTATCGACTCTATAGATTTGGGAGTAGAAATCCCAGATTCTGTAGGAGTCATAGTTGTAAGGTCTTTAGGATGGAAAAAGTCGCTATTTTATGACTTCGGCCCTTTGCATATCAGCCAAGAGCCAAGGCAATTTCGCGTAGATAAGGTTTTAGCCCAACAAGCTTTATTATTATTGGGCATGGAATCGTTAGTTTATGACTCTGAGGGGATGAAAACTAATGAGGACAATTTCACGGAAATGTCGAACGGTTTCAAACAACTCAATCAATATATTGAATCAAAGTGTGAGGTGGAATCTAAATATCAGGAACTTTTTCATGAACATCCTTGGATGCTCGGCGGGCAATACAAAAGTATAGACCGACACACTAACCTTGATGACGAGAATATACCTGATTTCACCGCTGTCCGATGTCATGATAATTCCCGAGATATTATTGAAATCAAGCAACCTTTACTAACTTGTTTCAAGCAGAAAGATAATTTTTCCTCGTCATTTAACGATGCATGGAATCAATCGGAGCGATATTTGAGTTTTGTGTATAGGCAACGCAATTATCTTAAAGATGAGAAAGGACTCTTATTCGAAAATCCCAAGTGCATTCTGATAATTGGAAGTGATTTAACGCCAAACCAGCTTAAGCTGATTTGTGAAAAGGAAACCCTGACAAAGTCTGTCGTAGTTTATACGTATGATCATATTCAAAGAACCGCATGTCACATTTTGAATCTAATCCTAAAACAAGCGAGGTTTTTCTATGAGTTGCATAGAGCCCCATCTTATCCATTGACGAATTACATTTTTGCCTGTTAA
- a CDS encoding endonuclease NucS domain-containing protein translates to MSRYWVMAPVESKPADLFGKVWQFDLAQNVISIGWKQLGDVTAMTRDELAEAVARTYPDKPSQTKGLYTNMLWSFYHEMLPGDYVIARRGRKTLTGIGKITGPAVFSPGRNQHVEHPGFLDVAWQAEPRDKSFPSIVFPMHTLAEFSEEQFRSVVEGSGPPIAPPEAEPEVEDPSEFVLEKYLEDFIVSNFDTIFKGHLRVFEDSEGNDGQQYTTDIGPIDILATEEKTKAFIVIELKKGRPSDRVVGQILRYMGWVKRNLCENGQTVRGLVICRNHDPKLTYALEMTNNIDVRYYSVSFKLKENP, encoded by the coding sequence ATGTCACGCTACTGGGTAATGGCTCCTGTCGAATCGAAACCAGCGGATCTGTTCGGCAAGGTCTGGCAATTCGATCTTGCCCAAAATGTGATATCCATTGGCTGGAAGCAACTTGGCGACGTTACAGCCATGACCAGAGATGAGTTGGCGGAAGCCGTTGCGAGAACCTACCCCGATAAACCCTCTCAGACCAAAGGGCTGTACACAAACATGCTGTGGTCGTTCTACCACGAGATGCTGCCAGGAGACTACGTAATCGCAAGGAGAGGAAGGAAGACACTGACGGGTATTGGCAAAATCACGGGTCCAGCCGTTTTCTCACCCGGCAGGAATCAGCATGTTGAACATCCTGGCTTTCTCGATGTTGCATGGCAGGCAGAGCCCCGCGACAAGTCATTCCCCAGCATTGTCTTTCCGATGCATACGCTTGCCGAGTTCTCGGAAGAGCAGTTCAGGAGTGTAGTTGAGGGCTCTGGTCCACCCATTGCTCCACCGGAAGCCGAACCGGAAGTGGAAGATCCAAGCGAGTTCGTCCTAGAGAAGTATCTGGAGGATTTCATTGTCAGCAACTTCGATACGATCTTCAAGGGCCATCTCCGCGTATTTGAGGACTCAGAGGGCAATGACGGTCAGCAGTATACAACAGACATTGGCCCCATTGACATCCTTGCGACTGAGGAGAAGACGAAAGCGTTTATAGTGATTGAACTGAAGAAGGGGCGGCCTTCAGATCGTGTCGTGGGGCAAATTCTTCGCTATATGGGATGGGTCAAGAGAAACCTATGCGAAAACGGACAGACTGTCAGAGGGCTTGTCATTTGCCGCAACCATGACCCAAAACTGACGTATGCCTTGGAGATGACAAACAACATTGACGTGCGGTACTACAGTGTGTCATTCAAGTTGAAAGAGAATCCCTAA